One genomic segment of Zymoseptoria tritici IPO323 chromosome 5, whole genome shotgun sequence includes these proteins:
- the GTA2401 gene encoding uncharacterized protein (Similar to Saccharomyces cerevisiae SPT5, a protein that forms a complex with Spt4p and mediates both activation and inhibition of transcription elongation), which translates to MSNILDQNYPEDDEDDFNPQPEVGSDEEGDDKPHVDADEASPPRKSAKRTQSNDDDDQKDDELAGEDEDDEEGGDDETKEVEDDEEEEEEEDDDEDDDIEGQPSRKRRRRRRNQFIDVEAEVDEDDEEEPEEEDDLPGEEMHPDDLQELPPGADKDDRMHRELDRAREAADAMDVEAEAARLKERYGRQGRGTGTGSAIVPQRLLLPGVGDPRIWRLKCRPGKEREILFSLQKRVMERQASREPIQVLSAFERYATMPGNLYVEAWRQDDVTSAFDGITHVFMGTKPLMIPLEEMPDLLRTSKSKDLEPGMYVRPRRGLYAGDLAQVDDVEQNGTTAVLKLVPRLDYGLTEDANAAAPTMEPDGQGGVKRKRVQKPIGQRPSARLFSETEARKKHSKYLSKAGGLSNSSWNYQNKTYVDGFLLETFKISALQVEDVNPTLEEVTKFVAGDGDGTENLDLVALSATLKTSAGADYLPGDKVEIFRGEQKGATGRAVEVYGEVVKMRVEQGQMAGQTIEAPIRDLRKMFREGDHVKVIGGSKYQDEVGMVVRTNGEQITILTDSTQQEISLFAKDLREATDSGGVVGASKYDLFDLVQLDASTVGCVTKVDRESLRVLDQLGNSRNLLPSNISNKIEKKRDQAPATDHLGNEIKSDDTIKEVGGEGRSGKVLQVQRGFVFAQSRELRGDNAGVFVARTSNVETVAAKGGRIGPDLTKMNTALRPNGGGAAPMPPPMQKGRDRVVGRTVKIRKGQHKGLIGIVKDSTDSSCLVELHAKNKKINVDKAMLSVIDPDTGVVVCADARAFGTGRPSQTPGRPMGAATPFRGGPPTGMSGGRTPAYAAAGGGRTPAWKQDAGGRTPAYATGGGGQTAYGGNFGGATSYGGATSYGGATSYGGGGSGSTWNANGGRTPAPYPSGGRTPAYQSGMEAPTPGFHSAPTPGNYASAPTPGAYGQYQTPAAYATPGGFPETPAAYSPETPAPDQGPQYD; encoded by the exons ATGAGCAACATCCTCGATCAAAACTACccggaagacgacgaggatgattTCAATCCGCAACCAGAAGTCGGCTCCGATGAAGAGGGCGACGACAAACCGCACGTCGACGCAGATGAAGCTTCACCACCCAGAAAGTCTGCGAAGCGCACTCAATCaaatgacgacgacgatcagAAAGACGATGAACTAgctggcgaggatgaggacgatgaagagggcGGTGATGACGAGACAAAGGAAGtagaggacgatgaagaggaagaagaggaagaagacgacgatgaggatgacgatATCGAGGGACAGCCGTCGCGCAAGCGCCGGCGGAGACGACGCAACCAGTTCATTGATGTTGAAGCTGAggttgatgaagatgacgaggaggagcctgaggaggaagatgactTGCCCGGCGAGGAGATGCATCCCGACGATCTGCAAGAACTGCCACCAGGCGCGGACAAGGATGATCGCATGCATCGTGAGCTCGACCGAGCGCGTGAGGCAGCAGATGCAATGGATGTCGAGGCGGAAGCAGCACGATTGAAGGAGCGATACGGACGGCAGGGACGTGGTACCGGTACTGGATCTGCGATTGTGCCTCAGAGACTACTCCTACCCGGCGTCGGTGATCCTCGCATCTGGAGGCTGAAGTGCCGGCCTGGAAAGGAGCGCGAGatcctcttctccttgcAGAAGCGTGTGATGGAGAGACAAGCCTCGCGTGAGCCCATTCAAGTGCTGTCGGCTTTCGAACGCTACGCTACAATGCCCGGCAATCTCTATGTTGAGGCGTGGCGCCAGGACGATGTCACCTCGGCGTTTGATGGCATCACGCATGTCTTCATGGGCACGAAGCCTTTGATGATTCCGCTCGAAGAGATGCCAGATCTGCTGCGGACTTCCAAGTCGAAGGATCTTGAGCCGGGCATGTACGTGCGGCCACGACGAGGGCTGTACGCTGGCGATCTTGCACAAGTGGACGATGTTGAGCAGAATGGCACGACCGCCGTCCTCAAGCTGGTACCACGCCTGGACTACGGCCTCACTGAAGACGCGAACGCTGCGGCCCCGACAATGGAGCCCGATGGTCAGGGTGGTGTGAAGCGAAAGCGAGTCCAGAAGCCAATCGGCCAGCGTCCCTCTGCCAGGCTCTTCAGCGAGACCGAAGCCCGGAAGAAGCACTCAAAATACCTCTCAAAGGCAGGTGGTCTCAGTAACTCTTCTTGGAACTACCAAAACAAGACATACGTCGACGGCTTCCTATTGGAGACCTTCAAGATCAGCGCACTGCAAGTCGAAGATGTCAATCCTACACTAGAGGAGGTTACCAAGTTTGTCgccggagatggagatggcaCCGAGAATTTGGATCTGGTTGCGCTATCGGCCACGCTCAAGACGAGTGCCGGTGCTGACTACCTGCCTGGCGACAAGGTCGAGATCTTCCGCGGCGAGCAGAAAGGCGCGACCGGTCGTGCGGTCGAGGTCTACGGAGAAGTTGTCAAGATGCGAGTGGAACAGGGACAAATGGCTGGACAGACAATCGAAGCGCCCATTCGTGATCTGCGAAAGATGTTCCGGGAAGGTGATCACGTCAAGGTCATTGGCGGCAGCAAATATCAAGACGAGGTTGGAATGGTCGTGAGGACCAATGGCGAACAAATCACCATCCTCACGGACAGCACTCAGCAGGAGATCTCTCTGTTCGCAAAGGATCTTCGCGAGGCTACAGACAGCGGCGGTGTGGTCGGGGCTAGTAAGTACGACCTGTTCGACCTTGTACAGCTCGATGCGTCTACTGTCGGATGTGTGACGAAAGTCGACCGCGAGAGTCTGCGAGTGCTGGACCAACTGGGTAATTCTCGGAACCTGCTTCCCTCCAACATATCGAACAAGATTGAGAAGAAGCGCGACCAGGCTCCGGCGACCGACCACTTGGGGAACGAAATCAAATCTGATGACACCATCAAGGAggtcggaggagagggtcgGTCTGGCAAGGTCTTACAAGTCCAACGCGGCTTCGTCTTTGCACAGAGTCGCGAGCTTCGCGGCGACAACGCGGGAGTATTCGTGGCGCGTACCAGCAATGTCGAAACTGTCGCCGCCAAGGGTGGACGCATCGGTCCTGATCTTACCAAGATGAACACCGCATTGCGTCCTAATGGCGGTGGAGCAGCACCCATGCCACCTCCAATGCAAAAGGGTAGAGACAGGGTGGTCGGACGTACTGTCAAGATCAGAAAAGGACAACACAAGGGCCTCATCGGCATCGTCAAGGACTCCACCGATTCAAGCTGTCTCGTGGAATTGCACgcgaagaacaagaagatcAATGTCGACAAGGCCATGCTGTCTGTGATCGACCCTGACACTGGCGTGGTTGTCTGCGCCGATGCGAGAGCATTCGGTACCGGACGCCCGAGTCAGACTCCGGGTCGTCCGATGGGCGCTGCGACGCCTTTCCGTGGCGGTCCTCCAACAGGTATGAGTGGCGGACGAACGCCAGCCTACGCAGCGGCGGGTGGCGGCAGGACTCCGGCGTGGAAGCAAGACGCTGGAGGACGCACGCCTGCCTACGCAactggcggcggaggtcaGACAGCGTATGGTGGCAACTTCGGTGGTGCTACTTCCTACGGTGGTGCTACCAGCTATGGAGGCGCGACGAGCTACGGTGGTGGAGGTAGT GGCTCAACATGGAACGCCAACGGCGGTCGCACGCCAGCGCCGTATCCCTCTGGAGGCAGAACTCCGGCATACCAGAGTGGCATGGAAGCCCCAACGCCAGGCTTTCACTCAGCTCCTACTCCTGGCAATTACGCCAGTGCGCCCACACCTGGTGCTTATGGGCAATATCAGACTCCAGCTGCGTATGCAACACCTGGTGGATTTCCTGAGACTCCTGCTGCATATTCGCCAGAGACTCCGGCTCCCGATCAAGGGCCACAGTATGATTGA